The nucleotide window CCCAGGGTTAAGAGCGCGAATCGGCGCGACGGCTCAGGCGAAGGGTGCGCGCAACACGTCGAGGAATGCGTTGCCGGCCTGCAAGTCCATGCCGCCGTCGCGCCACAGCGCGAACACGCCCGCCGACAGCGCGGGCGTCACCGGCCGGACCGCGACCGGCTCCGCGCCGCTACGCGCCGTCAATTCGTCGAGCAGCGCATAGCCGATGCCGCGCGCGGCCAGTGCGCGCGCCACATACCAGGTCTGCGCTTCGACGGCGGCGACGCTTTCATCGAGTCCCTGCGCCTCGAGCGCGTTGCCGATCAGCTCGCCGAGCGGATCGGTATTGCCGATGCTGATCCAGTCGCGAGCGAGGAAAGCCGCGAGATCGATCGGCTGCCGCGCGCCGGGATCGTCGGGCGGACAGACGCAGACGATTGCCGTGCGGCCCAGCTCGACTGCGGTGATGCCGGGCCGCGCCGGTGGATTGAGCGCGATCGCGAGATCGAGATCGCGCGTGAGCAGCGCGCCCAGCAACTCCTCCGTATGCCGCGTCTGAACCTTCAGCGACACCCGCGGATAGGCGCGGCGAAACGCCTGTACCGCGGGCGGAATCAGACTCAGCCCGAGACTCGGCAGACAGCCGATGCGCAGGTGCCCTTCCGGTTGCAGCGCGAGATTGCGCGCCAGATGCCGAATGCCGTCGAGATTCGCCTGCAGCTTCTGCGATTCGGAGAACAGCAGCTCCGCTTCACGCGTCGGCTGCAAGCGGCCATGCACGCGGTTGAACAAAGCGAAGCCGAGGCTGCGCTCGGCGTGCGCGAGCGCCTTGCTCACGGCGGGCTGCGACACGCACAGCAGTTCCGCCGCTTTCGACAGCGACCCCGTGCGCATGATGGCGTGAAAGATTTCGATGTGACGCAAACGCATGGATGCATGACCGGCACGAACCGGCGAACTGAGCACAGTGAGATGGACGAGCGGCCGCCCGCCTGATGGCCCGGCCGTCGCGAAGCATAACGTCTTTCAGCGTGCTTTCATTATTTGCCGTTCCTGTCGGCAGGCGCGGCGAGGCGCGCATCAATGGTATCGTTTGCCGTTGTGCGCCACGCGCGCGATTGAAGGCCTTCGCAGGAAGGAGGAAGGAAGAAAGACAGGAAGCACGCTTGATGAAAGAACTCTTTACGTCGCCGCATGGCGTCCACGACGCGCCGCCACGCCGCTGGCCGCAATCCGGCTATCCCGCGATGCTCACCGCCACCGCCGCATGGCACGTATTCGTGCTGGCCGGATGGTTGCTCGTGCCCGCCGCGTGGCCCTGGTGGCTCGCCGCGATCTTTGTGAATCACGCGATTTTCACGGTGGCCGGCCTGTTGCCGCGCACCTCGCTGCTCGGTCCGAACTGGACCCGCCTGCCCGCCGCCACGCGCAACGCCGACGCGATCGCGCTGACCATCGACGACGGTCCCGATCCGCTCGTCACGCCGCAAGTGCTCGATCTGCTCGACGCCTTCGGCGTGCGCGCCACGTTCTTCTGCATCGGCGCGAAGGCGCAGCGGTATCCGGAACTCGCACGCGAGATCGTCGCGCGCGGCCATGCGCTCGAAAACCATTCGCAGGTTCACGTCCACACGTTTTCCGTGACGTTGCCCGGCGCCCTCACGCGCGAGATCGACGCCGCGCAACGCACGCTCGAAGCCCTGGGCGGCGAACGGCCGATGTTCTTCCGCGCGCCGGCCGGGTTGCGCAACATCTTTCTCGAACCGGTATTGCGCAAGCTCGATCTGCGGCTCGCGGCGTGGACGCGGCGCGGCTACGACACGCGCGAGCGCGATCCTCAGGTGGTCACGCGGCGGCTGCTCGACGGCCTCGGGCCGCGCGACATTCTGCTGCTGCACGACGGCAACGCCGCCCTCACGACCGATGGCAAGCCATTGATCCTCGCGGTGCTGCCGCGTGTGATCGACGCGGCGCGGCAACGGCATCTGCGTTTCGTGACGCTGCGCGAAGCGCGTGTGGACGGCTGAGCCACGCACGACCGCACGCGCATAGGCCGCTCAGCGCGTGTCCGTCGCGCGGCTCGCACACAGCTCGACTCAACGCGCAGAGCCGCGCGAACACCGCCGCTACACGCGGAAATCCGCCGCCATGTCTTCGTCGGTGCGTGCTTCGAGCTCGCCGCTGCGGCACGCCTTCAGGAACACGTCGTAGTCACGTTCCACCTGATCCGCGTAGGCAGCCGCATAGCCGGTGAGCGCTTCCGCGAACTGGTCGCCACGGCCGATATACGCGCTGACTTCGATGGCCTGCCCGCTCGCCTTGGCATGCGCGCGCGCCATGATCCAGCCACATAGCCGCGCGTAGCCTTCCAGCAGATCGATGTCGAACAACTCGATATTCGCCGAGAGCTTCATGTCGCGCAGCTGGCGGAAATAGAAATGCCGCCCGAGCGGCCCCGTCGCCCAGCCGAGAAAGATATCGCTCGCGGCCTGCAGCATGCGCTGCCCCCGCACGACGCGCTCGCCCTCATGCTTGATGACCGGCGACTTGTAAAACTGCGCGATCACCGAGGGCCGCGCCTCCTTCATTTGCAGGAACAGCGGCTTGCCCATGTGATCGACCAGCAGCACCACCATGCAGCGCGTGCCGACGCTGCCCACGCCCACCACCTTGAACACGCAATCCTGCACGGTGAAATGACTGAGCAGTTCGCGCCGGTCGTGCGACATCGTCTTCAGATATTCGCCCCACATACGTTCGAGCATCTTGCGCCAGTTCGAGCCTCTGAACGCTTCGGTCTCTTCCGCGGTGAACAGGGTGTTGGCGCCCAGCACGTGGAACAGCGCCGGCGGCGCATCGCGAATCGTCCAATGGTCGCCGTCGTGCTGCGCCATTTTTTCGAGGAGGTTTTCGTGCGTGCGGCTCGCGGCCTTCTCCATACCGCGCCGCACGGTGCGGCGGCGCTCCGGCGTCAACGCCGTCTCCGCCATGCGGTCAAAGGTAATGCGGTCGTACCAGAGTTCGAGCGCGCCGCATTGCGCGTACTGCGCCATGCGGTTGCGGTATTCGGTGACCGCGGTCATCACCAGGGTTTCAGCGGCGCCCCGGCTTAAACGCATATGACGCGCGGCGACCACGAAGCTCGCGGTCAAACGCTTGAGATCCCACTCGAACGGCCCGACCGACACCTCGTCGAAGTCGTTCAGATCGAAGACGAGTTGCCGCTCGGGCGTGGCGAACCCGCCGAAATTCATCAGATGGCCGTCGCCGCAGATCGGCATGGTCAGGCCAGAGTCGCGCA belongs to Paraburkholderia sp. FT54 and includes:
- a CDS encoding LysR substrate-binding domain-containing protein codes for the protein MRLRHIEIFHAIMRTGSLSKAAELLCVSQPAVSKALAHAERSLGFALFNRVHGRLQPTREAELLFSESQKLQANLDGIRHLARNLALQPEGHLRIGCLPSLGLSLIPPAVQAFRRAYPRVSLKVQTRHTEELLGALLTRDLDLAIALNPPARPGITAVELGRTAIVCVCPPDDPGARQPIDLAAFLARDWISIGNTDPLGELIGNALEAQGLDESVAAVEAQTWYVARALAARGIGYALLDELTARSGAEPVAVRPVTPALSAGVFALWRDGGMDLQAGNAFLDVLRAPFA
- a CDS encoding polysaccharide deacetylase family protein, which codes for MKELFTSPHGVHDAPPRRWPQSGYPAMLTATAAWHVFVLAGWLLVPAAWPWWLAAIFVNHAIFTVAGLLPRTSLLGPNWTRLPAATRNADAIALTIDDGPDPLVTPQVLDLLDAFGVRATFFCIGAKAQRYPELAREIVARGHALENHSQVHVHTFSVTLPGALTREIDAAQRTLEALGGERPMFFRAPAGLRNIFLEPVLRKLDLRLAAWTRRGYDTRERDPQVVTRRLLDGLGPRDILLLHDGNAALTTDGKPLILAVLPRVIDAARQRHLRFVTLREARVDG
- a CDS encoding DUF2252 domain-containing protein, which gives rise to MKASTIAEREARGRAAREHSKRSSHKAVGELHRNPVELLKQSSEGRVHNLVPLRYGRMAVSPFTFFRGTAILQAHDLSQVRDSGLTMPICGDGHLMNFGGFATPERQLVFDLNDFDEVSVGPFEWDLKRLTASFVVAARHMRLSRGAAETLVMTAVTEYRNRMAQYAQCGALELWYDRITFDRMAETALTPERRRTVRRGMEKAASRTHENLLEKMAQHDGDHWTIRDAPPALFHVLGANTLFTAEETEAFRGSNWRKMLERMWGEYLKTMSHDRRELLSHFTVQDCVFKVVGVGSVGTRCMVVLLVDHMGKPLFLQMKEARPSVIAQFYKSPVIKHEGERVVRGQRMLQAASDIFLGWATGPLGRHFYFRQLRDMKLSANIELFDIDLLEGYARLCGWIMARAHAKASGQAIEVSAYIGRGDQFAEALTGYAAAYADQVERDYDVFLKACRSGELEARTDEDMAADFRV